In Arsenicicoccus dermatophilus, a genomic segment contains:
- a CDS encoding ABC transporter permease — MSPASTALADAPLVAPGRSNGLLDIPRWRFLLSLLVRKEMRVRYRGSVLGLLWSYVKPAVQIFVFWLALGKFLRLEAAIHNYVIYMFSGVVMVNFFNEIFGNTTRSIVRNADLVKKIYLPRELFPVASVWVAFIHFVPQLVVLLVGALFVGWRPGPLHLLAAAGSILITGLLALGLGLLFGAVNVLFRDAENFVDLIVMMATWLSPVLYTWQKVHDALPAWLWALYQVNPLTAAVELIHYAFWIPTRGVTADMPPSWPWWSLLGLALSGLVVGLGQMVFRRLEGRFAQEL; from the coding sequence ATGAGCCCGGCCTCCACCGCGCTCGCGGACGCGCCTCTGGTCGCCCCCGGGCGCTCGAACGGGCTGCTCGACATACCTCGGTGGCGGTTCCTGCTCTCCTTGCTCGTCCGCAAGGAGATGCGGGTCCGCTACCGCGGGTCCGTGCTCGGGCTGCTGTGGTCCTACGTCAAGCCGGCCGTGCAGATCTTCGTGTTCTGGCTCGCCCTCGGGAAGTTCCTGCGCCTCGAGGCCGCGATCCACAACTACGTGATCTACATGTTCAGCGGCGTGGTGATGGTCAACTTCTTCAACGAGATCTTCGGCAACACCACCCGCTCGATCGTGCGTAATGCCGACCTCGTCAAGAAGATCTACCTGCCGCGCGAGCTCTTCCCGGTGGCGAGCGTGTGGGTGGCCTTCATCCACTTCGTGCCCCAGCTGGTCGTGCTGCTCGTCGGCGCGCTCTTCGTGGGGTGGCGGCCCGGTCCGCTGCACCTGCTCGCCGCAGCCGGCTCGATCCTGATCACCGGGCTCCTCGCCCTGGGTCTGGGGCTGCTCTTCGGCGCCGTCAACGTGCTCTTCCGGGACGCGGAGAACTTCGTCGACCTCATCGTGATGATGGCCACCTGGCTGTCGCCGGTGCTCTACACCTGGCAGAAGGTCCACGACGCGCTGCCGGCGTGGCTGTGGGCGCTGTACCAGGTCAATCCGCTCACCGCCGCGGTCGAGCTGATCCACTACGCCTTCTGGATCCCCACCCGCGGCGTCACCGCCGACATGCCGCCGAGCTGGCCCTGGTGGAGCCTCCTCGGCCTCGCCCTGTCCGGCCTGGTCGTGGGGCTGGGTCAGATGGTCTTCCGGCGGCTCGAAGGCCGCTTCGCCCAGGAGCTCTAG
- the glf gene encoding UDP-galactopyranose mutase — protein sequence MRRNSAGTHHWEHRVNHDLVVVGAGLFGLTVAQQVAERFDKKVLILDRRSHVGGNAYSEIDPDTGIEVHKYGAHLFHTSNERVWDYVNRFTSFTGYQHRVYTCHRGEVFPMPINLGTINQFFRAAYGPDEARALIREQAAELGDKTPENFVEKGVSLIGRPLYEAFIAHYTAKQWQTDPEKLSADIISRLPVRFTYDNRYFNDRFEGLPAQGYAAWLERMADHKNIEVRLDTDFFDSSHELSRDAVAGNVPVVYTGPVDRYFDYQEGRLGWRTIDLEEERLDVGDFQGCPVMNYPDADVPFTRILEFRHFHPEREMARDKTIIHREYSRFATGDDEPYYPVNTPEDREQLLRYRDLAKAQRGVLFGGRLGTYKYFDMHMAIGAALSMVDNKLAPHFERGEELVSGGVDA from the coding sequence GTGAGGCGAAACTCAGCCGGAACGCACCATTGGGAGCACCGCGTGAACCATGACCTCGTCGTCGTCGGGGCCGGACTCTTCGGCCTGACCGTGGCCCAGCAGGTGGCCGAGAGGTTCGACAAGAAGGTTCTGATACTCGACCGTCGTTCGCACGTCGGCGGAAACGCTTACAGCGAGATCGACCCTGATACCGGGATCGAGGTGCACAAGTACGGCGCTCACCTGTTCCACACCTCCAACGAGCGGGTGTGGGACTACGTCAACCGGTTCACCTCGTTCACGGGCTACCAGCACCGGGTCTACACCTGCCACCGCGGCGAGGTCTTCCCGATGCCCATCAACCTCGGCACGATCAACCAGTTCTTCCGCGCGGCCTACGGCCCGGACGAGGCGCGAGCCCTGATCCGCGAGCAGGCCGCCGAGCTCGGCGACAAGACGCCGGAGAACTTCGTGGAGAAGGGCGTGTCGCTGATCGGCCGCCCGCTCTACGAGGCCTTCATCGCGCACTACACCGCCAAGCAGTGGCAGACCGACCCGGAGAAGCTGTCGGCGGACATCATCAGCCGCCTGCCCGTGCGGTTCACGTACGACAACCGCTACTTCAACGACCGCTTCGAGGGTCTGCCCGCGCAGGGCTACGCGGCCTGGCTCGAGCGGATGGCCGACCACAAGAACATCGAGGTCCGCCTGGACACCGACTTCTTCGACAGCAGCCACGAGCTCTCCCGCGACGCGGTGGCGGGCAACGTGCCGGTCGTGTACACCGGCCCCGTCGACCGCTACTTCGACTACCAGGAGGGGCGCCTCGGGTGGCGCACCATCGACCTGGAGGAGGAGCGCCTGGACGTGGGTGACTTCCAGGGCTGCCCGGTGATGAACTACCCCGACGCGGACGTGCCCTTCACCCGGATCCTGGAGTTCCGCCACTTCCACCCGGAGCGGGAGATGGCTCGGGACAAGACGATCATCCACCGCGAGTACTCCCGCTTCGCCACCGGCGACGACGAGCCGTACTACCCGGTCAACACGCCCGAGGACCGCGAGCAGCTGCTGCGCTACCGCGACCTGGCCAAGGCCCAGCGCGGGGTGCTCTTCGGCGGACGTCTGGGCACCTACAAGTACTTCGACATGCACATGGCCATCGGAGCAGCGCTCAGCATGGTCGACAACAAGCTCGCCCCCCACTTCGAGCGGGGCGAGGAGCTCGTCAGCGGAGGAGTCGACGCATGA
- a CDS encoding glycosyltransferase, with protein sequence MSTTTDLGAHAVPNEETGWATVARVVMPLASDEDTLPLYLDFGRAAVSAAESAGLTEAQAAMAEATAVSTSNAVGDTLRGEQILSRRSVRMPAGLRTSFATYFNAFPASYWRAWTVVDQVRLRVRTSGEGSVLVYRSNATGRAQRVATRTVSGQDEQTTFELDLKTFGDGGWYWFDLVAGESGLVLEEADWQVAGTPPRPGTLSIGITTFNRADYCAKTIQALSEAEELRRRIDMVYVVDQGSQLVEDEPTWPAAAAALGDQLRLIRQGNLGGSGGFSRGMYESVKAGRSDYHMVLDDDVNIEPEGILRALDFAGYCRVPTIVGGHMFDLHNRSVLHAFGEEVNRWRFLWGSLPGLKERHDLSRSNLRATAFMHRRADVDYNGWWMCLIPTQVIREIGLSLPIFIKWDDAEYGLRAREAGYPTVSFPGAAVWHVSWIDKDDAVDWQAYYHERNRLLVGLLHSPYDHGGRLVRELFFNDVKHTISSQYYPQSLRVKAMKDILSGPDHLHRSIEGTMPQLRAMAKEFDDSRYSADPDAYPLVDRSKPARKGRLPQQPNARTVAPFALKTAARHLLPTSAKSQERPQASIPHYQSKFWILSQYDSALVSKADGTGAAWYKRDPQTFKALMAESSMLRARLYSEWKQLREQYRARAAQLTSMEAWAKTFGIDQESASEGTASTTSEGAPAVAQEGSDQESLDRTDPGYRARHGAAPGEDEAAHGGDQQER encoded by the coding sequence ATGAGCACCACCACCGACCTGGGCGCGCACGCCGTCCCGAACGAGGAGACCGGCTGGGCGACCGTGGCCCGCGTGGTCATGCCCCTGGCCTCCGACGAGGACACGCTGCCGCTCTACCTCGACTTCGGACGAGCCGCGGTCAGCGCCGCCGAGTCGGCCGGCCTGACCGAGGCGCAGGCCGCCATGGCCGAGGCGACCGCCGTGTCGACCAGCAACGCCGTGGGCGACACCCTGCGCGGCGAGCAGATCCTGTCGCGCCGCAGCGTGCGGATGCCCGCCGGCCTGCGCACCTCCTTCGCGACCTACTTCAACGCCTTCCCGGCGAGCTACTGGCGGGCCTGGACCGTCGTGGACCAGGTGCGGCTGCGCGTGCGCACCAGCGGCGAGGGCTCGGTCCTCGTCTACCGCTCCAACGCCACGGGTCGCGCCCAGCGCGTGGCGACCCGCACGGTGTCCGGCCAGGACGAGCAGACGACCTTCGAGCTGGACCTCAAGACCTTCGGTGACGGCGGGTGGTACTGGTTCGACCTGGTCGCGGGCGAGTCCGGCCTGGTCCTGGAGGAGGCCGACTGGCAGGTGGCGGGCACCCCGCCGCGCCCGGGCACCCTGAGCATCGGCATCACGACCTTCAACCGGGCGGACTACTGCGCCAAGACGATCCAGGCGCTGTCCGAGGCCGAGGAGCTGCGCCGGCGGATCGACATGGTGTATGTCGTGGACCAGGGCAGCCAGCTCGTCGAGGACGAGCCCACCTGGCCCGCCGCGGCGGCCGCGCTCGGTGACCAGCTGCGCCTCATCCGCCAGGGCAACCTCGGCGGCTCCGGCGGCTTCTCGCGCGGGATGTACGAGTCGGTCAAGGCCGGTCGCAGCGACTACCACATGGTCCTCGACGACGACGTCAACATCGAGCCCGAGGGCATCCTGCGGGCGCTGGACTTCGCCGGCTACTGCCGGGTGCCCACGATCGTCGGCGGCCACATGTTCGACCTGCACAACCGCTCGGTGCTGCACGCCTTCGGCGAGGAGGTCAACCGCTGGCGCTTCCTGTGGGGCTCGCTGCCGGGCCTGAAGGAGCGGCACGACCTGTCCCGCTCCAACCTGCGCGCCACCGCCTTCATGCACCGCCGCGCGGACGTCGACTACAACGGCTGGTGGATGTGCCTCATCCCCACCCAGGTCATCCGGGAGATCGGGCTGTCCCTGCCCATCTTCATCAAGTGGGACGACGCGGAGTACGGCCTGCGCGCCCGCGAGGCGGGCTACCCGACGGTGTCCTTCCCGGGTGCCGCGGTGTGGCACGTGTCCTGGATCGACAAGGACGACGCCGTCGACTGGCAGGCGTACTACCACGAGCGCAACCGCCTGCTCGTCGGTCTGCTGCACTCGCCCTACGACCACGGTGGCCGCCTGGTCCGCGAGCTCTTCTTCAACGACGTGAAGCACACGATCTCCTCGCAGTACTACCCGCAGTCGCTGCGGGTGAAGGCCATGAAGGACATCCTCAGCGGCCCGGACCACCTGCACCGGTCCATCGAGGGCACGATGCCCCAGCTGCGCGCCATGGCCAAGGAGTTCGACGACTCGCGCTACTCTGCGGACCCCGACGCCTACCCGCTGGTCGACCGGAGCAAGCCGGCTCGCAAGGGACGCCTGCCCCAGCAGCCCAACGCCCGCACCGTCGCACCGTTCGCGCTCAAGACCGCAGCCCGTCACCTGCTGCCCACCAGCGCGAAGTCGCAGGAGCGCCCGCAGGCCTCGATCCCGCACTACCAGAGCAAGTTCTGGATCCTGTCGCAGTACGACTCGGCGCTCGTGTCCAAGGCCGACGGCACCGGGGCCGCGTGGTACAAGCGCGATCCCCAGACCTTCAAGGCCCTGATGGCCGAGAGCTCGATGCTGCGCGCCCGGCTGTACAGCGAGTGGAAGCAGCTGCGCGAGCAGTATCGAGCCCGCGCGGCCCAGCTGACGTCGATGGAGGCCTGGGCCAAGACCTTCGGCATCGACCAGGAGAGTGCCTCCGAGGGCACCGCGTCGACCACGTCCGAGGGTGCCCCGGCGGTCGCTCAGGAGGGCTCCGACCAGGAGTCCCTGGACCGGACCGATCCCGGCTACCGCGCGCGTCACGGCGCGGCGCCCGGCGAGGACGAGGCGGCGCACGGCGGGGACCAGCAGGAGCGATGA
- a CDS encoding N-acetylmuramoyl-L-alanine amidase: MTGTRATLIKGSGLLTAAMGLSFGFVALPSITGPASVPAAVPARNTPVTPGTTTHPLNGAPQTSVAAAGPQTKVIDQATLPRDKDGKVVMPAGKVALDPALEAGQADDTVVDLAATGDLVGITWPASTTVAPRATVAVRAKNDQGWQDWQELTVDAVRDQRTGTVRKYGTDPLWVDGATRVQIRVAPEAKALLRTASLAAITSPTTAADAQLTPQATPGAASAAYAPGYISRAGWGANESLRKGCVPTINPTTQVVVVHHTAGTNGYTAAQSASILRGIYAYDTNSLGWCDVAYNMVVDKYGQKFEGRYGGLNRPVKGAHADSFNTRTFGISILGNYDVASVPSAGMWALKQGIAMRLSQFYINPYGKTTMYSEYNGTTSRFPKGAAYYANNIAGHRESSYTACPGRYLYPRLGELRTGAAALAGWTGSGYNSPIYKRYVAGGGAAKYGYVNVGESLVSGMQRTAFTSGRFFYSTPAGVKIIGPGINTTWMGLGGWTWAGYPTTDEVSTANGWYVHFSRGITVTSNRSGLRSYTGGAIRGYWLKRGGMWGSLGAPTAAMQTIPGGWQQQFAGGLIKADRATGAVWLA; encoded by the coding sequence ATGACCGGCACCCGCGCCACCCTGATCAAGGGCTCTGGACTGCTGACCGCCGCCATGGGGCTGAGCTTCGGCTTCGTCGCCCTGCCCAGCATCACCGGCCCGGCCTCCGTGCCCGCCGCGGTCCCCGCCCGCAACACCCCGGTCACGCCCGGGACCACCACCCACCCGCTGAACGGCGCCCCGCAGACCTCGGTCGCCGCCGCCGGCCCGCAGACCAAGGTCATCGACCAGGCGACCCTCCCGCGCGACAAGGACGGCAAGGTCGTGATGCCCGCCGGCAAGGTGGCGCTGGACCCGGCCCTGGAGGCCGGACAGGCCGACGACACCGTGGTGGACCTCGCGGCCACCGGTGACCTGGTGGGCATCACCTGGCCCGCCTCCACGACCGTCGCCCCCCGGGCCACGGTCGCCGTGCGCGCCAAGAACGACCAGGGTTGGCAGGACTGGCAGGAGCTGACCGTCGACGCCGTGCGGGACCAGCGCACCGGCACCGTCCGCAAGTACGGCACGGACCCGCTGTGGGTCGACGGCGCCACCCGGGTCCAGATCCGGGTGGCCCCCGAGGCCAAGGCCCTGCTGCGGACGGCGTCCCTGGCGGCGATCACCTCCCCCACCACCGCGGCCGACGCCCAGCTGACGCCGCAGGCCACGCCGGGCGCCGCGAGCGCGGCCTACGCGCCGGGCTACATCTCCCGCGCCGGGTGGGGTGCCAACGAGTCGCTGCGCAAGGGCTGCGTCCCGACGATCAACCCCACCACCCAGGTCGTCGTGGTCCACCACACGGCCGGCACCAACGGCTACACCGCCGCCCAGAGCGCCTCGATCCTGCGGGGCATCTACGCCTACGACACGAACTCCCTGGGCTGGTGCGACGTGGCCTACAACATGGTCGTCGACAAGTACGGCCAGAAGTTCGAAGGGCGCTACGGCGGCCTCAACCGCCCGGTCAAGGGCGCCCACGCCGACTCCTTCAACACCCGGACCTTCGGCATCTCCATCCTCGGCAACTACGACGTCGCGTCGGTCCCCTCGGCCGGCATGTGGGCCCTGAAGCAGGGCATCGCCATGCGGCTGTCGCAGTTCTACATCAACCCCTACGGCAAGACGACGATGTACTCCGAGTACAACGGCACCACGTCGCGCTTCCCCAAGGGAGCGGCCTACTACGCCAACAACATCGCCGGGCACCGCGAGTCGAGCTACACCGCGTGCCCGGGGCGCTACCTCTACCCGCGCCTCGGCGAGCTGCGCACCGGTGCCGCCGCTCTGGCCGGGTGGACCGGATCGGGCTACAACTCCCCGATCTACAAGCGCTACGTCGCCGGCGGCGGGGCCGCGAAGTACGGCTACGTCAACGTCGGCGAGAGCCTCGTGTCCGGGATGCAGCGCACGGCCTTCACCTCGGGCCGGTTCTTCTACTCCACGCCCGCCGGCGTCAAGATCATCGGCCCCGGCATCAACACGACGTGGATGGGCCTGGGCGGGTGGACCTGGGCGGGCTACCCCACCACCGACGAGGTCTCGACCGCCAACGGGTGGTACGTCCACTTCAGCCGGGGCATCACCGTCACGTCCAACCGGTCCGGCCTGCGGTCCTACACCGGCGGCGCGATCCGCGGCTACTGGCTCAAGCGTGGCGGCATGTGGGGCTCCCTCGGCGCCCCCACCGCGGCGATGCAGACCATCCCCGGAGGCTGGCAGCAGCAGTTCGCCGGCGGTCTGATCAAGGCCGACCGGGCCACGGGCGCCGTCTGGCTGGCCTGA
- a CDS encoding DUF2304 domain-containing protein, translating into MRSLIQLALIAAVVAVVFRLTTARGARTQAIRRLGMMAFGAFAVWSILVPGVWTRVARFVGVGRGTDLLLYSLVVAFLAYVVSTQLRFREFDVRFTRLARRVALDEATRRHPEVAGGGRAVAEDRHGAIPSSTPAATAATVMRPQDDNDPDHEAPTAHDAR; encoded by the coding sequence GTGAGGTCGCTGATCCAGCTCGCGCTGATCGCCGCCGTCGTGGCGGTCGTCTTCCGACTGACCACCGCGCGCGGCGCCCGCACCCAGGCCATCCGCCGGCTCGGGATGATGGCCTTCGGCGCCTTCGCGGTGTGGTCCATCCTGGTGCCGGGCGTGTGGACCCGGGTCGCCCGTTTCGTGGGCGTCGGCCGAGGCACCGACCTGCTGCTCTACTCGTTGGTGGTGGCCTTCCTCGCGTACGTCGTGAGCACCCAGCTGAGGTTCCGCGAGTTCGACGTGCGCTTCACCCGGCTCGCCCGGCGGGTGGCGCTGGACGAGGCCACCCGCCGGCACCCGGAGGTGGCCGGCGGCGGCCGGGCCGTCGCCGAGGACCGACACGGCGCGATCCCCTCCAGCACGCCCGCGGCCACGGCGGCTACGGTGATGCGTCCTCAGGACGACAACGACCCCGACCACGAGGCCCCGACTGCTCATGACGCACGCTGA
- a CDS encoding ABC transporter ATP-binding protein, which produces MADHLTVIDVDHVDKRFTLRHSHSLKEWAMWTVRGRKGELSETFLALDDLSLQVAQGESVGLLGFNGSGKSTLLKLLSGVMLPDRGSVGIRGRIAGLIEVGAGFHPDLTGRENVYLNGSILGMSEATIDERFDEIVAFSEIEKFIDTEVKFYSSGMFLRLAFAVAAHSEPDIFLIDEILAVGDEPFQRKCLDRVAALKEMGQTLVVVTHDLEMVQRVCDRGVVLERGRLVHDGPIGEAVAHLRGEG; this is translated from the coding sequence ATGGCCGACCACCTCACCGTCATCGACGTCGACCACGTCGACAAGCGCTTCACCCTGCGCCACTCCCACTCCCTCAAGGAGTGGGCGATGTGGACCGTGCGCGGCCGCAAGGGCGAGCTGTCGGAGACCTTCCTCGCCCTCGACGACCTGTCCCTGCAGGTCGCGCAGGGGGAGTCCGTCGGGCTCCTCGGCTTCAACGGGTCGGGCAAGTCCACGCTGCTCAAGCTGCTGTCCGGCGTGATGCTGCCAGACCGCGGCAGCGTCGGGATCCGGGGCCGGATCGCCGGGCTCATCGAGGTCGGCGCCGGCTTCCACCCGGACCTGACCGGTCGGGAGAACGTCTACCTCAACGGCTCCATCCTCGGTATGTCGGAAGCCACCATCGACGAGCGCTTCGACGAGATCGTCGCGTTCAGCGAGATCGAGAAGTTCATCGACACCGAGGTGAAGTTCTACTCCTCGGGCATGTTCCTGCGCCTGGCCTTCGCCGTCGCGGCGCACTCCGAGCCGGACATCTTCCTCATCGACGAGATCCTCGCCGTGGGTGACGAGCCCTTCCAGCGCAAGTGCCTGGACCGGGTGGCGGCGCTCAAGGAGATGGGCCAGACCCTCGTCGTCGTGACCCACGACCTGGAGATGGTGCAGCGGGTCTGCGACCGCGGCGTCGTCCTCGAGCGGGGGCGTCTGGTCCACGACGGCCCGATCGGCGAGGCCGTGGCCCACCTGCGCGGAGAGGGCTGA
- a CDS encoding DUF6541 family protein, with protein sequence MSWVAVWPALLLAAVLVTVPGLVVGAALGLRREPLLGAAPLLSLAAIGWAIPLAASLHLSWTWIAVAVGTLVVAVVAGALWLAARTWAPRLLQLPPEAVERRSLVDLAVFGVTAALGATWLAAVAIHTIGQVESVQQSYDGVFHINAVERVGSLGSASPATVAATANTTGRPGFYPPLFHAIAGLLVRHTGVDAVVAANVLAVVIGALCWIPSVALLAHVVLARHRYGILASVVAACSIPLFPALLMKWGVLWPNMLGIAVLPAVLALVVISLAQAATPTIPIATAVVAGFLSASGLYYAHPGSVFAAFALAVPVLAAAVARGLSRLWRTRRLGPLWVLLIVLAVVLVVPPLWARVLQIPALKSTMSFDWPAGMTLAQAFGNALALGSPGSPSSWVMGALAVLGAVRACQQRHTLWVPLAHGVVVYLYMLAAGTDEPISKDLTSFWYNDQYRIVALLPITAAPLVGLGLVWCRDKLLGALDAWYSERPHRAGRHLQVMPGRSVVWQWGAGIGVLAAVVWALPGGLALDDVAETIRKGYYPEKENTTLVDRDEAVLYQQTLRPGVADGERVVGNPWNGAALAGPLSGRESVIPHLTTSLDADRKLVAARFKELATDREVCRAVKRLKIGYATEDTRLFWSDDQLRRPWKYLGLNSLTNRPGLTPIGHEGTVTVYRVGPCRS encoded by the coding sequence ATGTCCTGGGTCGCCGTCTGGCCCGCCCTGCTGCTCGCCGCCGTCCTGGTGACGGTGCCCGGACTGGTCGTCGGCGCCGCTCTCGGGCTGCGCCGGGAGCCCCTGCTCGGCGCGGCACCGCTGCTGTCCCTGGCCGCCATCGGCTGGGCCATCCCGCTGGCAGCGAGCCTGCACCTGAGCTGGACCTGGATCGCCGTCGCGGTCGGCACCCTCGTCGTCGCCGTCGTCGCCGGCGCCCTGTGGCTCGCGGCACGCACCTGGGCGCCGCGGCTGCTGCAACTGCCGCCGGAGGCGGTGGAGCGTCGCAGCCTGGTGGACCTGGCGGTGTTCGGGGTCACCGCGGCGCTGGGCGCGACCTGGCTCGCGGCCGTCGCGATCCACACCATCGGCCAGGTCGAGTCGGTGCAGCAGAGCTACGACGGGGTCTTCCACATCAACGCCGTGGAGCGGGTGGGGAGCCTCGGCTCGGCCAGCCCCGCCACCGTCGCGGCGACGGCCAACACGACCGGGCGGCCCGGTTTCTACCCGCCGCTGTTCCACGCGATCGCGGGCCTGCTGGTCCGGCATACCGGGGTGGACGCGGTGGTCGCCGCCAACGTCCTCGCGGTGGTCATCGGGGCCCTGTGCTGGATCCCCTCGGTGGCGCTGCTCGCCCACGTGGTCCTGGCCCGGCATCGCTACGGCATCCTCGCCTCGGTCGTCGCCGCCTGCTCGATCCCGCTCTTCCCGGCGCTGCTGATGAAGTGGGGCGTCCTGTGGCCCAACATGCTGGGCATCGCCGTGCTCCCCGCGGTCCTCGCGCTCGTGGTCATCTCGCTGGCCCAGGCGGCGACGCCGACCATCCCGATCGCCACGGCCGTCGTCGCCGGGTTCCTGAGCGCCAGCGGGCTCTACTACGCCCACCCGGGAAGCGTCTTCGCGGCGTTCGCGCTCGCCGTGCCGGTGCTCGCCGCCGCGGTCGCCCGGGGCCTGTCCCGGCTGTGGCGGACCCGGCGGCTGGGGCCGCTGTGGGTGCTGCTGATCGTGCTCGCCGTCGTGCTGGTGGTGCCGCCCCTGTGGGCCCGGGTCCTGCAGATCCCGGCGCTCAAGAGCACGATGTCCTTCGACTGGCCGGCCGGGATGACCCTGGCCCAGGCCTTCGGCAACGCGCTCGCCCTGGGGTCGCCCGGCTCGCCGTCGTCCTGGGTGATGGGAGCGTTGGCCGTGCTCGGCGCGGTGCGCGCCTGCCAGCAGCGTCACACCCTGTGGGTGCCGCTGGCCCACGGGGTGGTCGTCTACCTCTACATGCTGGCCGCGGGCACCGACGAGCCGATCTCCAAGGACCTCACGAGCTTCTGGTACAACGACCAGTACCGCATCGTCGCGCTGCTGCCGATCACCGCCGCGCCCCTCGTCGGGCTGGGCCTGGTCTGGTGCCGCGACAAGCTGCTGGGTGCCCTGGACGCGTGGTACTCCGAGCGGCCCCACCGGGCCGGCCGGCACCTGCAGGTGATGCCCGGTCGCTCGGTGGTGTGGCAGTGGGGGGCCGGGATCGGCGTCCTCGCCGCCGTCGTCTGGGCGCTGCCCGGCGGCCTGGCCCTGGACGACGTCGCCGAGACGATCCGCAAGGGCTACTACCCCGAGAAGGAGAACACCACCCTCGTGGACCGGGACGAGGCCGTGCTCTACCAGCAGACCCTGCGCCCGGGGGTCGCCGACGGCGAACGGGTCGTCGGCAATCCCTGGAACGGCGCCGCGCTCGCCGGCCCCTTGAGCGGCCGCGAGTCCGTCATCCCGCACCTGACGACCTCGCTCGACGCGGACCGCAAGCTGGTCGCCGCGCGGTTCAAGGAGCTCGCCACGGACCGGGAGGTATGCCGGGCGGTCAAGCGCCTCAAGATCGGCTACGCCACGGAGGACACGAGGTTGTTCTGGTCCGACGACCAGCTCCGCCGCCCGTGGAAGTATCTTGGTCTCAACAGCCTGACCAACCGCCCCGGCCTGACGCCGATCGGGCACGAGGGCACCGTGACGGTCTACCGCGTGGGCCCCTGCCGGTCCTGA
- a CDS encoding glycosyltransferase family 2 protein gives MNEDVWLVVPLYNEAAVIGDVVSHARRTFPNVVCVDDGSKDDSARRALAAGARLVQHPINMGQGAALQTGFEFAVTDPGMRYVVTFDADGQHQVDDVLQMLDRIRRDDLDVVFGSRFLDERTRPSALKRLVLRAAVAYTNLSTGTRLTDAHNGLRVLSRPVVERIDLTQNRMAHASEIVAQIGAMRLDGRPARYAEEPVHILYTDYSLAKGQSLWNSVNILVELMFK, from the coding sequence GTGAACGAGGACGTGTGGCTGGTCGTGCCGCTGTACAACGAGGCGGCGGTCATCGGTGACGTGGTGTCCCACGCCCGCCGCACCTTCCCCAACGTGGTCTGCGTGGACGACGGGTCCAAGGACGACTCGGCCCGCCGGGCCCTGGCCGCCGGTGCCCGGCTGGTCCAGCACCCGATCAACATGGGCCAGGGCGCGGCCCTGCAGACCGGCTTCGAGTTCGCCGTGACCGATCCGGGGATGCGCTACGTCGTGACCTTCGACGCCGACGGCCAGCACCAGGTCGACGACGTCCTGCAGATGCTCGACCGGATCCGCCGCGACGACCTGGACGTGGTCTTCGGCAGCCGGTTCCTGGACGAGCGCACCCGTCCGAGCGCGCTGAAGCGCCTGGTCCTGCGCGCGGCCGTGGCCTACACCAACCTCAGCACGGGCACCCGCCTCACCGACGCCCACAACGGCCTGCGGGTCCTGTCGCGCCCCGTCGTGGAGCGCATCGACCTCACCCAGAACCGCATGGCCCACGCCTCGGAGATCGTCGCGCAGATCGGGGCGATGCGGCTGGACGGTCGTCCGGCGCGGTATGCCGAGGAGCCGGTCCACATCCTCTACACCGACTACTCCCTGGCCAAGGGCCAGTCGCTGTGGAACTCCGTCAACATCCTCGTGGAGCTGATGTTCAAGTGA